One part of the Arachidicoccus terrestris genome encodes these proteins:
- a CDS encoding relaxase/mobilization nuclease domain-containing protein produces the protein MSSTLNYNEKKVDASAAKLLFASGFGTDAAHLSAQRKLEVFRKLSRQNTRSKASVMHVSLNFIKEDTLDSTKLIQITGDYMRGIGFDKQPYLVYQHFDAGHPHVHLVSVAIEEGGRRMPTQRLGWEASLAVARVIDQFYGLHPMGDRHSRQNIQLERVPLHRIRYGEMSTWMAISSVVSQVEKSYNTGSLPQFNAVLNQFGIMADAGRPGSRLHANRGLIYYLLDEQGKRVGKAIKSSNIFGSPTLKLLERRFAVNEMSRGALRMRLRYHLDKALISGANQAEMETRLRAQGIRIVFNTNPEGKVFGATFIDNGARSVFNDWELGKKYHYETFLSIARVPDNNMLGPVLPNIGLSQEANGLQLTCSDQTKDAAEAPGGEPQEESRLYPGNELPVFEILRDHLYYDKDRYRQQRALSKRKQQRKGLELGL, from the coding sequence GGCCCAAAGAAAACTGGAGGTGTTTCGAAAACTGAGCCGCCAGAACACTAGGTCGAAGGCTAGTGTCATGCATGTTTCACTGAACTTTATAAAGGAGGATACGCTGGATTCGACAAAATTGATCCAGATCACTGGCGACTATATGCGGGGTATCGGTTTTGATAAACAACCTTATCTGGTTTATCAGCATTTTGACGCCGGACATCCTCATGTGCATCTGGTCAGTGTTGCTATTGAGGAGGGAGGCAGGCGCATGCCCACGCAGCGGTTGGGGTGGGAGGCTTCCCTGGCGGTAGCCAGGGTGATAGACCAGTTCTATGGACTTCACCCGATGGGAGACCGGCACAGCAGACAAAATATTCAGTTGGAAAGGGTTCCTTTGCACCGGATCCGTTATGGAGAGATGTCTACCTGGATGGCTATTTCCTCTGTTGTAAGCCAGGTTGAAAAAAGCTATAACACTGGCTCTTTACCGCAGTTCAATGCTGTCTTGAATCAATTTGGCATCATGGCAGATGCCGGCCGCCCCGGGAGCAGGCTGCATGCCAATCGGGGACTGATTTACTATCTGTTAGATGAACAGGGTAAACGGGTGGGCAAGGCCATCAAATCCAGCAATATTTTCGGCTCGCCGACGTTAAAACTGCTGGAAAGACGTTTCGCTGTCAATGAAATGAGTCGAGGGGCTCTCCGGATGCGGCTCAGATATCATCTGGATAAAGCGCTCATCAGTGGGGCAAATCAGGCGGAAATGGAAACACGGTTGCGAGCACAAGGTATACGCATTGTTTTTAACACAAACCCGGAAGGTAAAGTCTTTGGGGCTACCTTTATTGATAATGGTGCCCGCTCAGTCTTTAATGACTGGGAGCTGGGAAAGAAATATCATTATGAAACTTTTCTAAGTATAGCAAGAGTGCCTGATAATAATATGCTTGGGCCTGTGCTGCCTAATATCGGGTTATCGCAGGAAGCGAATGGTCTGCAATTGACCTGTTCTGATCAGACAAAAGATGCCGCCGAGGCGCCTGGCGGGGAGCCTCAGGAAGAGAGCCGCCTTTATCCTGGCAATGAATTGCCCGTTTTTGAAATTTTAAGGGATCATCTATATTATGATAAAGACCGCTATAGGCAGCAGCGTGCATTATCAAAAAGGAAGCAGCAGCGTAAGGGTTTAGAGCTGGGTTTATAG
- a CDS encoding inositol oxygenase: MMTDHNHTSKENNPLKSIEEWEEDILERYPDPASITKEKQEDAFRNYEAPARDTVKEFYRLNHKYQTYDFVQKKKAAFLSFDKKEMPIWDSFDFLNSLVDDSDPDIELDQMQHLLQTSEAIRNDHHPDWMVLVGLIHDMGKVLCLFGEPQWAVVGDTFPVGCAYSDKIVYPEFFKENPDFHNKQYQTKYGIYEPNCGLDNVHLSWGHDEYIYHMMKDYLPEPGLYMLRYHSFYAQHREQAYDHLLSDHDKEMFKWVRLFNPYDLYSKNPNQKSWEELKPYYQDLVHKYLPERLKF, from the coding sequence ATGATGACAGATCATAACCATACTTCCAAAGAAAACAATCCCTTAAAAAGTATTGAGGAGTGGGAAGAAGACATTTTAGAGCGTTATCCGGATCCGGCTTCCATTACAAAAGAAAAACAGGAAGACGCCTTTCGTAATTATGAAGCGCCGGCCAGGGACACCGTGAAAGAATTTTACCGCCTGAACCATAAATACCAGACATACGACTTTGTCCAAAAGAAAAAAGCAGCATTCCTGAGCTTTGACAAAAAAGAAATGCCCATCTGGGATTCCTTTGACTTTTTAAACAGTTTGGTGGATGACTCAGATCCGGACATCGAACTGGACCAGATGCAGCATCTATTGCAAACCTCAGAGGCCATCCGTAATGACCATCATCCTGACTGGATGGTACTGGTCGGTCTCATCCACGATATGGGCAAGGTCCTCTGTCTTTTCGGTGAACCGCAATGGGCGGTGGTGGGTGATACATTCCCGGTCGGATGCGCCTATTCAGACAAGATTGTCTACCCCGAGTTTTTTAAAGAGAACCCGGATTTTCATAATAAGCAGTATCAGACCAAATACGGGATCTATGAACCCAATTGCGGTTTAGACAACGTTCACCTGTCCTGGGGACATGATGAATATATCTATCACATGATGAAAGACTATCTTCCTGAACCGGGGCTGTATATGCTGCGCTACCATTCCTTCTATGCACAGCACCGCGAACAGGCCTACGATCATTTGCTAAGTGACCATGACAAGGAAATGTTCAAATGGGTCCGCCTTTTCAATCCATATGACTTGTATTCTAAAAATCCCAATCAGAAAAGCTGGGAAGAGCTCAAACCTTACTATCAGGACCTGGTCCACAAATACCTTCCTGAGCGATTAAAGTTCTAG
- a CDS encoding sodium/sugar symporter: MKQLQTADYIVFFIYFVAVSLYGYYIYRKKKAQTTDSKDFFLAEGSLTWWAIGASLIASNISAEHFIGMSGSGFALGLAISSYEWMAAATLIIVAIFIIPVYLKNKIYTMPQFLAKRYSDSVSSIMAIFWLLVYVFVNLTSIIYLGALAISSISTISFGWSVFALVLFALFVTLGGMKVIGYTDVVQVLVLIIGGLVTTYLALTLLSDQFGFGKDILKGLSILRKEAPEHFHMIFKPSNPYYKDLPGISVLVGGMLVNNLAYWGCNQYIVQRALGADLKTARKGILFAAFLKLLVPVIAVLPGIVMYVLHSRGMFHAEMADVAGVVKPDHAYPTLMNLLPSGLKGVAFAALTAAVVASLAGKANSISTIFSLDIYKKHINKNASEKKMVGIGKWVVIVSLTIAALIAPALKSLDQAYQFIQEYVGFISPGVLAIFLLGFYWKRTTTAAAMTGALLTIPLSTVLKFLPEWTGGLFPDYPFLDRMGITFVVITATMVVMSLVKPSQAVKDEQSIIKVDTSMFKINAGFAFGSIIIMGILTALYTVFW, from the coding sequence ATGAAGCAGCTGCAAACAGCCGATTATATTGTATTTTTTATCTATTTTGTTGCCGTTTCCCTGTATGGTTATTATATTTATCGCAAAAAAAAGGCCCAGACTACAGACTCCAAAGATTTCTTTCTGGCCGAAGGCTCTCTTACCTGGTGGGCCATTGGTGCTTCACTGATTGCTTCCAATATATCCGCAGAACATTTTATCGGCATGTCCGGCTCCGGCTTTGCGTTGGGCCTGGCCATCTCCTCCTACGAATGGATGGCGGCAGCGACCCTGATTATTGTCGCCATATTTATCATACCGGTGTATCTGAAAAACAAGATCTACACCATGCCCCAGTTTCTGGCGAAGCGCTACAGTGACAGCGTCAGCAGCATTATGGCGATTTTCTGGTTATTGGTTTATGTATTTGTCAATCTGACCTCCATTATCTATCTGGGCGCACTGGCCATCTCCTCTATCTCCACCATCAGCTTTGGCTGGAGCGTATTCGCCCTGGTCCTGTTTGCGCTGTTTGTCACACTGGGTGGCATGAAAGTCATTGGTTATACGGATGTGGTTCAGGTATTGGTTTTAATCATCGGCGGCCTGGTCACCACTTACCTGGCACTTACATTATTATCAGACCAGTTTGGTTTTGGCAAAGACATTCTCAAAGGGTTGTCTATACTGCGAAAAGAGGCCCCCGAGCATTTCCATATGATCTTCAAGCCATCCAACCCCTATTATAAAGACCTGCCAGGTATCTCTGTGCTGGTGGGTGGCATGCTGGTTAATAACCTTGCCTATTGGGGCTGTAATCAATATATTGTACAAAGGGCACTGGGCGCTGATCTGAAAACAGCCCGCAAAGGAATTTTATTTGCAGCCTTTTTGAAGCTGCTCGTGCCGGTGATTGCCGTTTTACCGGGTATCGTCATGTATGTACTGCATAGCAGGGGTATGTTTCATGCAGAGATGGCAGATGTAGCCGGCGTTGTCAAGCCGGACCACGCCTACCCCACGCTGATGAACCTGTTACCTTCCGGGCTTAAGGGAGTTGCCTTCGCGGCCCTTACGGCTGCAGTGGTGGCCTCTCTTGCCGGGAAAGCCAATAGTATCTCTACGATATTCTCACTGGACATCTATAAAAAGCATATCAATAAAAACGCTTCCGAAAAGAAAATGGTCGGTATAGGCAAATGGGTCGTCATCGTCAGTTTAACGATCGCGGCCTTGATAGCCCCTGCTTTAAAGTCCCTGGACCAGGCCTATCAGTTTATCCAGGAATACGTCGGATTTATCTCTCCCGGCGTGCTGGCCATCTTCCTATTGGGTTTCTACTGGAAGCGGACCACCACCGCTGCCGCCATGACAGGCGCCTTACTGACGATTCCACTCTCAACGGTCCTCAAATTTCTGCCCGAATGGACGGGCGGCCTGTTCCCGGATTATCCATTTTTAGACAGAATGGGCATCACCTTTGTCGTGATAACCGCGACCATGGTTGTCATGAGCCTCGTGAAGCCCAGTCAGGCCGTAAAAGACGAACAGTCTATCATCAAAGTCGATACCTCTATGTTTAAAATCAATGCCGGCTTTGCATTTGGATCCATTATCATCATGGGGATATTGACGGCGCTTTATACCGTGTTCTGGTAA
- a CDS encoding LacI family DNA-binding transcriptional regulator encodes MARGNITIKELAKELNLSTAAVSKALRDSHEISAATKKRVMAVAEKLNYIPNPYAGSLRHRKSKTIAVVLPEVADSFFSLAINGIESVAIEKGYHVLLYLTHESILREEAICKDLASGRVDGVLLSISSETDGIDHIRALFNRDMPIVFFDRICEEIETAKITTNDYESGYKAAEHLIECGCKRVAFFSISNSLQINNKRKQGCLQACRDHGVEDGFSHLLLSNRVSEINYKQIKAALLKPDRPDGIVASVEKFTTDIYLSCRELGLDIPADVKVVSFSNLASVSILDPSLTTITQPAFEMGQLASSILIKSIEQKSFTLKDENIVIPSTLAVRASTASRFKSI; translated from the coding sequence ATGGCAAGGGGAAATATCACGATCAAAGAATTGGCAAAAGAGTTGAACCTCTCGACGGCGGCTGTCTCCAAAGCCCTCAGGGACAGTCATGAAATAAGTGCCGCGACTAAAAAGCGGGTGATGGCTGTTGCTGAAAAACTGAATTACATACCTAACCCCTACGCCGGAAGCCTAAGGCACCGGAAGAGTAAAACGATTGCGGTTGTTCTGCCAGAGGTGGCGGACAGTTTTTTCTCCCTCGCCATAAACGGGATAGAGTCTGTAGCCATTGAAAAAGGATATCACGTGCTGCTGTATCTGACTCATGAAAGTATTTTAAGAGAAGAAGCGATCTGTAAAGACCTGGCAAGTGGCAGGGTAGATGGCGTCCTTTTGTCCATCAGCTCTGAAACGGATGGGATTGACCATATTCGCGCTTTGTTCAACAGGGATATGCCTATCGTATTTTTTGACCGGATCTGTGAGGAGATTGAGACCGCCAAGATCACCACCAATGATTATGAGAGTGGGTATAAGGCGGCTGAACATTTAATCGAATGTGGCTGCAAGCGTGTTGCTTTCTTTTCTATTTCTAATAGTTTACAGATCAATAATAAGCGTAAGCAGGGCTGCCTGCAGGCCTGCAGGGATCATGGCGTTGAAGACGGGTTTTCGCATCTCTTGCTTTCTAACAGGGTTTCTGAAATTAATTACAAACAGATTAAGGCGGCGCTCCTCAAACCTGACCGGCCCGACGGTATTGTGGCCTCTGTAGAGAAATTTACGACAGATATTTATTTAAGCTGTCGTGAGCTCGGACTGGATATACCGGCGGATGTAAAAGTCGTCAGTTTTTCCAACCTTGCTTCGGTTAGTATTTTGGATCCCTCCCTGACTACAATAACGCAGCCGGCTTTTGAAATGGGCCAACTGGCCAGCTCCATATTAATTAAGTCCATAGAGCAAAAAAGCTTTACTTTAAAAGATGAAAATATTGTGATTCCTTCCACTTTGGCTGTTCGGGCGTCTACAGCAAGCCGGTTTAAAAGCATATAG